The Hydrogenophaga crocea genome contains a region encoding:
- a CDS encoding ATP-binding cassette domain-containing protein, which produces MMVLRESLGGVRQLLEPLAMYRRAIVSIFSAALLVQVLALVSPLLSQMIVDHAAGLAMHGDAFYIVFGYGLVLMTAAIAECIRSLWVNAVLARLEADAHPQAYSVVFGSFSRDALQLNTSEVISRFQSLRTAHQGVGNILVEGVVDSLYVVTILAALVVYDSLIASAAALAVTIYFAARLLVGRRLTKVTREIAQADASQVAYLKDEVDAHQSVRFFDAHSGRRADWNALVTGRLRKEAERARTTALLRCIQQFSIGAISVITIAVGAHRVGIGELPLGAMFALIGLTYAMFTRMTVLTERLSSLDVLNVHWRRFRELAHRPSQPRRALVRLCDPDAGWQPGLHIHDLRVAFAGRTVLDLKPVVFPRGKLTVIVGRSGEGKTTLVRAITGLVPCESLEMSCVAQPADTDTGLESVWNERQWSRHCAACFQGDALFDGVPIAQNIACYDPALDMERVERAARLACIEADIVRLLGGYHAPTAVQKLSEGQAQRLLVARALYRAPLVLLLDEATSALDEHTEGAIIENVKGLGVTVIAVAHRPQWIRAADAVLRLSNGSLRFVSPKEDTA; this is translated from the coding sequence ATGATGGTGTTGCGCGAGAGCCTTGGTGGCGTTCGCCAGCTTCTGGAGCCACTAGCGATGTACCGCCGTGCGATTGTCTCGATCTTCTCGGCCGCTTTGCTCGTGCAGGTACTCGCGCTGGTGAGCCCATTGCTGAGCCAAATGATCGTCGACCATGCCGCAGGGCTTGCGATGCATGGCGACGCCTTTTACATCGTCTTTGGCTACGGCCTGGTGCTGATGACGGCGGCGATCGCGGAATGCATTCGAAGCCTTTGGGTCAATGCGGTGCTGGCGCGGCTCGAAGCCGATGCCCACCCTCAGGCTTATTCGGTGGTCTTCGGCTCGTTCTCGCGCGATGCCTTGCAGCTCAATACGTCGGAAGTGATTTCTCGGTTCCAGTCCTTGCGCACTGCGCACCAGGGCGTCGGCAACATCCTGGTCGAAGGCGTGGTGGACAGCTTATACGTGGTGACCATATTGGCAGCCCTGGTGGTCTATGACAGCCTGATCGCGTCGGCGGCTGCATTGGCAGTGACGATCTACTTCGCAGCGAGACTGCTCGTGGGCAGGCGCCTGACCAAGGTGACGCGCGAGATAGCCCAAGCAGACGCGTCCCAGGTGGCGTACCTGAAAGATGAGGTGGACGCTCATCAGTCGGTGCGTTTCTTCGATGCCCACTCGGGCCGCAGAGCCGACTGGAATGCTCTTGTGACCGGGCGTTTGCGCAAGGAGGCAGAGCGTGCGAGGACCACTGCACTATTGCGCTGCATCCAGCAGTTCAGCATCGGCGCCATCTCGGTGATCACGATTGCGGTCGGCGCTCATCGTGTTGGCATTGGTGAACTTCCCCTCGGGGCAATGTTCGCCCTGATCGGATTGACCTATGCAATGTTCACCCGCATGACCGTTCTGACCGAGCGCTTGTCATCGCTGGATGTGCTGAACGTGCACTGGCGCCGTTTCCGCGAACTGGCCCATCGGCCCAGTCAGCCAAGGCGAGCCCTCGTTCGCCTGTGCGATCCCGATGCGGGTTGGCAGCCCGGTCTGCATATTCATGACTTACGAGTAGCCTTTGCCGGACGCACGGTGCTTGATCTGAAGCCTGTTGTTTTCCCTAGGGGTAAGCTCACCGTGATCGTGGGGCGATCGGGCGAGGGCAAGACGACGCTGGTACGAGCAATCACGGGACTGGTGCCATGTGAATCGCTGGAAATGAGTTGCGTGGCACAACCAGCGGATACAGACACGGGTCTGGAATCGGTATGGAACGAGCGCCAATGGAGCCGCCACTGCGCAGCTTGCTTTCAAGGCGACGCCTTGTTCGACGGCGTTCCGATCGCGCAGAACATCGCGTGCTACGACCCGGCGCTCGACATGGAGCGCGTCGAACGCGCCGCACGCTTGGCCTGCATCGAGGCGGATATCGTGCGCCTGCTGGGTGGCTATCACGCCCCCACGGCGGTGCAAAAGCTGTCGGAGGGCCAAGCGCAGCGCCTGTTGGTGGCCCGTGCCCTCTACCGGGCGCCGCTGGTGCTGCTGCTCGACGAGGCCACGTCTGCCTTGGACGAACACACCGAGGGCGCAATCATCGAGAACGTCAAGGGGCTTGGTGTGACCGTGATTGCAGTAGCCCACCGACCGCAGTGGATTAGGGCAGCAGATGCGGTGCTGCGGCTTTCCAACGGCAGTTTGCGGTTTGTCTCCCCCAAGGAGGACACTGCATGA
- a CDS encoding 2OG-Fe(II) oxygenase, which produces MTIAVHDGFLARHHVAMLFERLNERGWTYGWMADRSSNRPARHWHVNLADNGFQAEQSCLPELETLSAWSDLLPLWGSIAKMLPQGHQPTRIYANAHTYGVDGALHTDCPPGTGGRTALIYLNPVWKPDWGGVTLFTPAESDPLSVMPKPGRLVIFPGDVPHCAFAPTKSCHDLRVTLVFKSKVLP; this is translated from the coding sequence ATGACGATTGCTGTTCATGACGGCTTTCTTGCTCGCCATCACGTGGCCATGCTTTTCGAGCGATTGAACGAACGGGGCTGGACCTATGGATGGATGGCGGATCGATCCTCGAACAGGCCGGCGCGCCACTGGCATGTCAATCTGGCCGACAACGGTTTCCAGGCGGAACAATCGTGCCTACCCGAACTGGAGACCTTGAGTGCTTGGTCCGACTTGCTGCCGCTTTGGGGCTCGATCGCCAAGATGCTGCCTCAGGGCCATCAACCGACACGCATCTATGCGAACGCGCATACCTACGGTGTGGATGGTGCGCTGCACACCGATTGCCCACCGGGAACAGGGGGGCGCACCGCACTGATCTACCTCAATCCTGTGTGGAAGCCTGATTGGGGAGGCGTCACCCTGTTCACTCCGGCCGAGAGCGACCCCTTGTCCGTCATGCCCAAGCCGGGGCGCTTGGTGATATTTCCTGGCGACGTACCCCATTGCGCATTCGCGCCCACGAAGTCGTGTCATGACCTGCGGGTAACACTCGTCTTCAAGAGCAAGGTCCTCCCATGA
- a CDS encoding DUF6817 domain-containing protein, with translation MSRLLFTARALLDSLSLDLVPHGNGQLHDHLVRTAAYLHGWGFDDEVCAAGMFHSILGTSHYSYRALPLHDMPRLVSAIGSHAARLVGLFAVARRPVGPAHALVTGRLGLLHGGEEAVSPREACDLVSIEYANLVDQGGEAALLKELHHLPLSPMTRANDAVMRSWGSALLALRA, from the coding sequence ATGAGCAGGCTGCTGTTCACCGCACGCGCTTTACTCGACTCACTGTCGCTTGATCTGGTGCCGCACGGAAATGGCCAACTGCACGATCACCTGGTACGAACAGCCGCGTACCTACACGGCTGGGGATTCGACGACGAGGTGTGCGCTGCTGGGATGTTTCACAGCATCCTAGGTACCAGCCATTATTCGTATAGGGCGCTGCCACTGCACGACATGCCTCGACTTGTGAGCGCAATCGGTTCACACGCTGCACGCCTGGTTGGCCTGTTTGCGGTGGCCAGGCGACCCGTAGGTCCGGCCCATGCTCTCGTGACAGGACGTCTTGGTTTGTTGCACGGCGGGGAGGAAGCAGTTTCGCCCCGAGAAGCATGCGACCTTGTGTCGATTGAGTACGCGAATTTGGTGGACCAGGGTGGCGAGGCGGCGCTGCTGAAAGAGCTTCACCACTTGCCCCTGAGCCCGATGACGCGCGCCAACGATGCCGTGATGCGCTCCTGGGGTTCGGCTCTGCTGGCCCTGCGGGCATGA
- a CDS encoding HlyD family secretion protein, with protein MKASADEFEPRLASWVGILITLGVVAYLLFGVSVAAREVVHGRVLYQGAITHLAAPIDGYIEGVFVQSGQRVKAGDKLLLIRHGRHVAENGTGLADIERTLERRVHLTAERSRSQRRLLMFEHDQWDGRERAQAREIEALGRQIALVERLISLQAKAMERTRQMIEQGFYSQALGEDKEREAVDLQLRLQELQRSRQTSESLQREASSQRQANAQRLAQLDMETATEQESLAFQQGELAMKNSAVLVAPSDGLVDSLAVRIGDDVKEKQRMVAVRKVDENFRIELDVPSTAAGFLRVGQRVDVKYDAFPYLKYGFGKGEVTFIGTTSVQDSLDETRSGEAVFKAVAQASLPTGLARTGDYQLRDRMGVQVEVVVMERALYQWIFDPLIAARRYLAGD; from the coding sequence ATGAAGGCATCGGCTGACGAGTTCGAGCCTCGTCTCGCATCATGGGTGGGTATCTTGATCACACTCGGAGTGGTCGCCTATCTTTTGTTCGGTGTGAGTGTCGCTGCACGGGAGGTGGTACACGGACGCGTGCTTTACCAAGGTGCTATCACGCACCTTGCCGCGCCGATTGATGGCTATATAGAGGGAGTCTTCGTGCAATCTGGCCAACGCGTCAAAGCGGGCGACAAGCTTCTGTTGATCCGCCATGGCAGACACGTGGCAGAAAACGGCACGGGCCTGGCCGACATCGAACGGACGCTTGAGCGCCGTGTTCACCTGACAGCAGAACGCAGCCGTTCACAACGCCGCCTGCTGATGTTCGAACATGACCAGTGGGACGGTCGGGAACGCGCGCAAGCGCGCGAAATCGAGGCGCTCGGCAGGCAGATCGCACTGGTCGAAAGGCTCATATCGTTGCAGGCGAAGGCGATGGAGCGAACTCGGCAGATGATTGAGCAAGGCTTCTATTCGCAGGCACTCGGAGAGGACAAAGAGCGTGAGGCGGTCGACCTTCAACTGCGCTTGCAGGAGTTGCAAAGATCGCGACAGACCAGTGAGTCCTTGCAACGCGAAGCCAGCAGTCAACGGCAAGCGAATGCACAGCGCCTGGCCCAACTGGACATGGAAACCGCCACTGAACAAGAGTCTTTGGCCTTTCAACAGGGCGAGCTTGCCATGAAGAACAGCGCTGTTCTTGTGGCCCCTTCAGATGGCTTGGTGGACAGCCTTGCAGTCAGGATTGGCGACGATGTCAAGGAGAAGCAACGCATGGTGGCGGTCAGAAAGGTGGATGAGAACTTCCGCATCGAGCTTGATGTTCCATCCACTGCCGCGGGCTTTCTGCGGGTGGGGCAGCGGGTCGATGTGAAGTACGACGCCTTTCCCTACCTCAAGTACGGCTTTGGCAAAGGCGAAGTCACCTTTATTGGAACAACCTCAGTTCAGGATAGCCTGGACGAAACCCGTTCGGGTGAGGCCGTCTTTAAAGCTGTGGCGCAAGCGTCTTTGCCCACCGGACTCGCCCGGACGGGCGATTACCAACTGCGCGATCGCATGGGGGTTCAGGTTGAAGTGGTTGTGATGGAGCGGGCGCTGTATCAGTGGATCTTCGATCCCCTGATCGCTGCGCGTAGATATCTCGCCGGGGACTGA